From the Patagioenas fasciata isolate bPatFas1 chromosome Z, bPatFas1.hap1, whole genome shotgun sequence genome, one window contains:
- the KIF27 gene encoding kinesin-like protein KIF27 isoform X4: MESVTEEIPVKVAVRIRPLLSKEVLHNHQVCVRLVPNTQQIIIGKDRVFTFDFVFGKNSTQEEVYTVCIKPLVVSLTEGYNATVFAYGQTGSGKTYTIGGGHIASIAEDEKGIIPRAIQELFQHISENCKIDFHVKVSYIEVYKEELRDLLELETSVKELHIREDEKGNTVIVGAKEFQVECADEVISLLESGNAARHTGTTQMNEHSSRSHAVFTISICQKQFAESRTNTGAAQDSSWKSAQMISSKFHFVDLAGSERVTKTGNTGERFKESIQINSGLLALGNVISALGDPKRKSVHIPYRDAKITRILKDSLGGNAKTVMITCISPSSSDFDESLNSLKYANRARNIRNKPVVNYNPDQDRFDEMELEIRLLREALQNQQVSNQCSHDLNQERSRISSLEEQLCRLQVQCFSYRNCIDEAFPFLVDLNDDVSLKRSQRDRLQSWIAMVQEVRKEDLTMQGTDTGTGTIQESHHITILQLKRELKKCQQALVMDEEVFSQKDHELQILQNQIKTLLQENKEQLESLKEAQEKHRLQNEKMVEQQMVIDQLKETLEKFADVKTLDFSNACEDGPAVAESARRPYSVPLTKSLLHPLKPRLGTETRKVYTSPPAFSLAWIMAEFRARSQMILSNIEDQDKVLHCHHSDQSDEEEENTGNKKKTSFKNSINQTWTQKQASRCFLPDLSDMKCQADKCALSNKSALQTDTTTGEEIDSLQKSHVFNMQKLKNSELRLTEAEHKMRELALNIKMKEELIKELVRTVLLISSRTCTCHVVSGIGEKIHHCAGNVTIPSTEVEKQESEVDEGKGKDAQSVSRQYSLKITKLEQESKQAKMELAETQKWLQELENKELRDIPEKVMLQKEFRKKMDAAMLKVEALQKKQQDTKNLASLSNQSERQAIELEQNVAQMKHQQTQLQKRLREESEKKKQLEAEIQQDQEQIKELQLKMEQQQKILKLKDKEIAAFKKKKNNSVEASQKLQKLEEQKKWLDEEIERILQQREQLGELEEDLKKREAIVAKKEALLQEKSHLEIKKLRSSQALNKDSKKLSTRLSMLDQELCDKGMQLQGSTSEDKADLLEKIQVLQTERDQLLRRRNSVDEKLKDGKVLSPEIVSLRESERKLQLQIEEKEMKVIDQDNIIRELESALEHVKLQCDRQLTLQHKEHEKKLQLILHHFKEQDSEGIAETLKGYEVKVQQLEKDLFFYKKTSRELKKKLKSLFGESSHQLLASTKYNSADDKASSQDEAEVVSEEFRSTLNPETNNHPGKKKETEKTSILRTQQNSYQLGEDVSEFGCNKECLSSNSDDKTGTDEAQPLKSHPQLPSVIQRREAVTQLQGVTSVKLSRRELRHVPPSELSLRRSSLGVGVGLISPDSTKMDQKSSGPKT; encoded by the exons ATGGAGTCTGTCACAGAGGAGATCCCAGTTAAAGTCGCGGTTCGAATCAGACCTCTGCTTTCCAAAGAAGTACTTCATAACCACCAAGTGTGTGTGAGATTAGTCCCAAATACACAACAGATTATCATTGGGAAAGACCGCGTCTTCACTTTTGATTTTGTATTCGGCAAAAACTCAACGCAAGAAGAAGTTTATACTGTTTGCATTAAGCCTCTTGTAGTGTCTCTGACTGAGGGATACAATGCTACAGTGTTTGCATACGGACAGACAGGTTCTGGGAAGACTTACACTATCGGAGGTGGCCACATTG CATCAATTGCAGAGGATGAAAAGGGCATAATCCCACGGGCTATCCAGGAACTATTCCAGCATATTTCTGAAAACTGTAAGATAGACTTCCATGTGAAAGTGTCTTACATAGAGGTTTACAAGGAAGAGCTTCGAGATTTATTGGAGTTGGAGACCTCTGTGAAAGAATTACACATCCGAGAAGATGAAAAGGGCAATACAG TAATTGTTGGTGCTAAGGAATTCCAAGTAGAATGTGCAGATGAAGTGATAAGCCTCTTGGAAAGTGGCAACGCAGCTCGTCACACAGGCACAACACAAATGAATGAGCACTCCAGTCGATCTCACGCCGTTTTTACCATCAGTATTTGTCAGAAACAGTTTGCAGAGTCTCGAACTAATACTGGTGCTGCACAGGATTCATCTTGGAAATCAGCCCAGATGATTTCTTCCAAGTTTCACTTTGTGGATTTGGCAGGATCAGAGAGAGTGACTAAGACTGGAAATACTGGTGAACGCTTCAAAGAATCAATTCAAATCAATAGCGGTCTGTTGGCCTTGGGAAATGTCATCAGTGCTCTTGGAGACCCAAAAAGAAAAAGTGTACATATTCCATACAGGGATGCTAAAATCACCCGTATTCTGAAAGACTCCCTTGGAGGAAATGCCAAGACTGTCATGATAACGTGTATAAGTCCATCCTCGTCAGACTTTGATGAATCTTTAAATTCCCTCAAATACGCCAACAGAGCcagaaacataagaaataaaccaGTTGTAAATTACAACCCCGATCAAGACCGGTTTGATGAAATGGAACTTGAAATCAGATTGCTTCGAGAAGCTCTGCAGAACCAGCAAGTCAGTAATCAGTGTTCACATGACTTGAATCAAGAAAGATCTCGTATCAGTTCACTTGAGGAGCAGCTCTGCCGGCTTCAGGTTCAATGTTTCAGTTATAGAAATTGTATAGATGAAGCGTTCCCATTTCTGGTTGATTTGAATGATGATGTTAGCTTAAAAAGAAGTCAGCGGGACAGGTTGCAGAGCTGGATCGCTATGGTGcaggaagtaaggaaggaagaTCTCACCATGCAGGGAACTGACACGGGGACTGGGACCATCCAAGAGTCACATCACATCACAATCCTTCAGCTAAAGAGGGAACTAAAGAAATGCCAG CAGGCTCTAGTTATGGATGAAGAAGTATTTAGCCAGAAGGATCACGAACTGCAGATACTGCAGAATCAGATAAAGACATTACTACAGGAAAATAAGGAACAACTGGAATCTTTAAAGGAGGCTCAAGAAAAACATAGATTACAG aaTGAGAAAATGGTGGAACAGCAAATGGTTATTGATCAGCTAAAAGAAACATTAGAGAAGTTTGCAGATGTTAAAACTTTGGACTTCTCAAATGCTTGTGAGGATGGGCCAGCTGTTGCGGAATCTGCAAGGAGGCCATACAGTGTCCCACTCACAAAGAGTCTGCTACACCCCCTTAAACCACGTTTAGGAACAGAGACCCGAAAG GTGTATACcagcccccctgccttctccctggcCTGGATAATGGCAGAATTCCGTGCTCGCAGCCAGATGATACTGAGCAACATAGAAGATCAGGATAAAGTCCTTCACTGCCACCACTCTGATCAGagtgatgaagaggaagaaaatacaggcaacaaaaagaaaacctcatttaa GAATTCCATAAACCAAACATGGACACAAAAACAGGCTTCTCGGTGCTTTCTTCCTGATCTAAGTGACATGAAGTGTCAAGCAGACAAGTGTGCTTTATCCAACAAATCTGCACTACAGACTGACACAACCACAG gtgAAGAGATCGACAGCCTCCAGAAAAGTCATGTTTTTAACATGCAGAAGTTAAAGAATTCAGAGTTGAGACTCACAGAGGCTGAGCACAAAATGAGAGAACTTGCACTTAATATCAAAATGAAAGAGGAACTTATCAAGGAATTAGTAAGAACAG TGCTACTGATCTCTTCGCGGACATGTACTTGTCATGTGGTGTCTGGGATAGGAGAGAAGATACATCACTGTGCTGGGAATGTAACCATTCCCAGCACTGAAGTAGAGAAGCAGGAGTCAGAAGTGGATGAGGGAAAAG GTAAGGATGCTCAGTCTGTGAGCAGACAATATTCTTTGAAGATAACTAAACTGGAACAAGAATCAAAGCAGGCCAAAATGGAACTGGCTGAAACACAAAAGTGGCTTCAGGAGCTAGAGAATAAGGAGCTAAGAGACATTCCTGAGAAAGTCATGTTACAAAAAGAGTTCCGGAAGAAAATGGATGCAGCTATGTTGAAAGTGGAG GCCTTACAGAAGAAGCAGCAAGACACTAAGAATCTGGCTTCATTATCTAACCAAAGCGAGAGACAAGCAATAGAACTTGAGCAGAACGTGGCTCAGATGAAGCATCAGCAGACCCAGCTACAGAAGAGACTGCGTGAAGAGAGTGAAAAAAAGAAGCAACTAGAAGCAGAGATTCAGCAGGACCAGGAACAAATTAAA gAACTTCAACTGAAGATGGAGCAACAACAGAAGATCCTTAAACTTAAGGATAAAGAGattgctgcttttaaaaagaagaaaaataactcaGTGGAAGCTTCACAGAAGCTACAG AAATTAGAAGAGCAAAAGAAATGGCTGGATGAAGAAATAGAAAGAATTCTTCAACAGCGTGAACAGTTAGGAGAACTAGAAGAAGATTTAAAGAAAAGAGAAGCCATTGTAGCCAAAAAAGAAGCACTATTGCAAGAGAAAAGCCACCTGGAAATCAAGAAACTGAGATCTAGCCag gCTTTAAACAAAGATAGTAAGAAACTGTCTACTCGCTTAAGTATGCTGGATCAGGAACTGTGTGATAAAGGTatgcagctccagggcagcacCAGTGAAGATAAGGCAGACCTTTTGGAAAAAATTCAGGTTCTCCAGACAGAAAGGGATCAACTGctcagaagaagaaatagtgtggATGAGAAGCTGAAAGACGGTAAAGTGCTGTCACCTGAA ATTGTTAGCCTACGTGAGTCTGAACGTAAATTACAACTGCAGATTGAAGAAAAGGAAATGAAGGTCATAGACCAGGATAACATAATACGTGAATTAGAATCTGCACTTGAACACGTCAAGTTGCAGTGTGACAGGCAGCTGACCCTACAACacaaagaacatgagaaaaaaCTACAGTTAATACTGCATCATTTCAAAG AACAAGATAGTGAAGGCATTGCAGAAACCTTGAAAGGATATGAAGTAAAAGTCCAGCAACTGGAAAAAGACTTATTTTTCTATAAGAAAACCAGCAGAGAACTGAAGAAGAAATTGAAGAGCCTCTTTGGAGAATCATCCCATCAATTATTGGCATCCACTAAAT ATAATAGTGCTGATGACAAGGCATCCAGTCAAGATGAAGCAGAAGTTGTTTCTGAAGAATTCAGGTCAACACTTAACCCTGAAACCAATAAtcacccagggaaaaaaaaagaaacagaaaaaacaagtattttaaGAACACAGCAGAATTCATACCAGCTTGGAGAAGATGTTTCAGAATTTGGGTGCAACAAAGAATGTTTGTCGAGTAATAGTGATGACAAAACAGGAACAGATGAAGCTCAGCCTTTGAAATCTCATCCTCAGCTACCTTCTGTCATCCAGAGACGAGAAGCTGTAACACAACTTCAGGGAGTAACTTCAGTAAAACTGTCTCGCCGAGAGCTACGTCATGTTCCTCCCTCTGAATTATCTTTGCGACGCTCCAGCCTTGGAGTTGGTGTTGGTCTTATTTCTCCAGATTCCACCAAAATGGACCAAAAGTCTAGTGGCCCTAAGACATAG
- the KIF27 gene encoding kinesin-like protein KIF27 isoform X3, protein MESVTEEIPVKVAVRIRPLLSKEVLHNHQVCVRLVPNTQQIIIGKDRVFTFDFVFGKNSTQEEVYTVCIKPLVVSLTEGYNATVFAYGQTGSGKTYTIGGGHIASIAEDEKGIIPRAIQELFQHISENCKIDFHVKVSYIEVYKEELRDLLELETSVKELHIREDEKGNTVIVGAKEFQVECADEVISLLESGNAARHTGTTQMNEHSSRSHAVFTISICQKQFAESRTNTGAAQDSSWKSAQMISSKFHFVDLAGSERVTKTGNTGERFKESIQINSGLLALGNVISALGDPKRKSVHIPYRDAKITRILKDSLGGNAKTVMITCISPSSSDFDESLNSLKYANRARNIRNKPVVNYNPDQDRFDEMELEIRLLREALQNQQVSNQCSHDLNQERSRISSLEEQLCRLQVQCFSYRNCIDEAFPFLVDLNDDVSLKRSQRDRLQSWIAMVQEVRKEDLTMQGTDTGTGTIQESHHITILQLKRELKKCQQALVMDEEVFSQKDHELQILQNQIKTLLQENKEQLESLKEAQEKHRLQNEKMVEQQMVIDQLKETLEKFADVKTLDFSNACEDGPAVAESARRPYSVPLTKSLLHPLKPRLGTETRKVYTSPPAFSLAWIMAEFRARSQMILSNIEDQDKVLHCHHSDQSDEEEENTGNKKKTSFKNSINQTWTQKQASRCFLPDLSDMKCQADKCALSNKSALQTDTTTGEEIDSLQKSHVFNMQKLKNSELRLTEAEHKMRELALNIKMKEELIKELVRTGKDAQSVSRQYSLKITKLEQESKQAKMELAETQKWLQELENKELRDIPEKVMLQKEFRKKMDAAMLKVEALQKKQQDTKNLASLSNQSERQAIELEQNVAQMKHQQTQLQKRLREESEKKKQLEAEIQQDQEQIKELQLKMEQQQKILKLKDKEIAAFKKKKNNSVEASQKLQKLEEQKKWLDEEIERILQQREQLGELEEDLKKREAIVAKKEALLQEKSHLEIKKLRSSQALNKDSKKLSTRLSMLDQELCDKGMQLQGSTSEDKADLLEKIQVLQTERDQLLRRRNSVDEKLKDGKVLSPEEEHVLFQLEEGIEALEAAIDYKNESIQNRQHLLRSSSQILSQSENNVIGKLVSLSAPELRAILFKYFNKIVSLRESERKLQLQIEEKEMKVIDQDNIIRELESALEHVKLQCDRQLTLQHKEHEKKLQLILHHFKEQDSEGIAETLKGYEVKVQQLEKDLFFYKKTSRELKKKLKSLFGESSHQLLASTKYNSADDKASSQDEAEVVSEEFRSTLNPETNNHPGKKKETEKTSILRTQQNSYQLGEDVSEFGCNKECLSSNSDDKTGTDEAQPLKSHPQLPSVIQRREAVTQLQGVTSVKLSRRELRHVPPSELSLRRSSLGVGVGLISPDSTKMDQKSSGPKT, encoded by the exons ATGGAGTCTGTCACAGAGGAGATCCCAGTTAAAGTCGCGGTTCGAATCAGACCTCTGCTTTCCAAAGAAGTACTTCATAACCACCAAGTGTGTGTGAGATTAGTCCCAAATACACAACAGATTATCATTGGGAAAGACCGCGTCTTCACTTTTGATTTTGTATTCGGCAAAAACTCAACGCAAGAAGAAGTTTATACTGTTTGCATTAAGCCTCTTGTAGTGTCTCTGACTGAGGGATACAATGCTACAGTGTTTGCATACGGACAGACAGGTTCTGGGAAGACTTACACTATCGGAGGTGGCCACATTG CATCAATTGCAGAGGATGAAAAGGGCATAATCCCACGGGCTATCCAGGAACTATTCCAGCATATTTCTGAAAACTGTAAGATAGACTTCCATGTGAAAGTGTCTTACATAGAGGTTTACAAGGAAGAGCTTCGAGATTTATTGGAGTTGGAGACCTCTGTGAAAGAATTACACATCCGAGAAGATGAAAAGGGCAATACAG TAATTGTTGGTGCTAAGGAATTCCAAGTAGAATGTGCAGATGAAGTGATAAGCCTCTTGGAAAGTGGCAACGCAGCTCGTCACACAGGCACAACACAAATGAATGAGCACTCCAGTCGATCTCACGCCGTTTTTACCATCAGTATTTGTCAGAAACAGTTTGCAGAGTCTCGAACTAATACTGGTGCTGCACAGGATTCATCTTGGAAATCAGCCCAGATGATTTCTTCCAAGTTTCACTTTGTGGATTTGGCAGGATCAGAGAGAGTGACTAAGACTGGAAATACTGGTGAACGCTTCAAAGAATCAATTCAAATCAATAGCGGTCTGTTGGCCTTGGGAAATGTCATCAGTGCTCTTGGAGACCCAAAAAGAAAAAGTGTACATATTCCATACAGGGATGCTAAAATCACCCGTATTCTGAAAGACTCCCTTGGAGGAAATGCCAAGACTGTCATGATAACGTGTATAAGTCCATCCTCGTCAGACTTTGATGAATCTTTAAATTCCCTCAAATACGCCAACAGAGCcagaaacataagaaataaaccaGTTGTAAATTACAACCCCGATCAAGACCGGTTTGATGAAATGGAACTTGAAATCAGATTGCTTCGAGAAGCTCTGCAGAACCAGCAAGTCAGTAATCAGTGTTCACATGACTTGAATCAAGAAAGATCTCGTATCAGTTCACTTGAGGAGCAGCTCTGCCGGCTTCAGGTTCAATGTTTCAGTTATAGAAATTGTATAGATGAAGCGTTCCCATTTCTGGTTGATTTGAATGATGATGTTAGCTTAAAAAGAAGTCAGCGGGACAGGTTGCAGAGCTGGATCGCTATGGTGcaggaagtaaggaaggaagaTCTCACCATGCAGGGAACTGACACGGGGACTGGGACCATCCAAGAGTCACATCACATCACAATCCTTCAGCTAAAGAGGGAACTAAAGAAATGCCAG CAGGCTCTAGTTATGGATGAAGAAGTATTTAGCCAGAAGGATCACGAACTGCAGATACTGCAGAATCAGATAAAGACATTACTACAGGAAAATAAGGAACAACTGGAATCTTTAAAGGAGGCTCAAGAAAAACATAGATTACAG aaTGAGAAAATGGTGGAACAGCAAATGGTTATTGATCAGCTAAAAGAAACATTAGAGAAGTTTGCAGATGTTAAAACTTTGGACTTCTCAAATGCTTGTGAGGATGGGCCAGCTGTTGCGGAATCTGCAAGGAGGCCATACAGTGTCCCACTCACAAAGAGTCTGCTACACCCCCTTAAACCACGTTTAGGAACAGAGACCCGAAAG GTGTATACcagcccccctgccttctccctggcCTGGATAATGGCAGAATTCCGTGCTCGCAGCCAGATGATACTGAGCAACATAGAAGATCAGGATAAAGTCCTTCACTGCCACCACTCTGATCAGagtgatgaagaggaagaaaatacaggcaacaaaaagaaaacctcatttaa GAATTCCATAAACCAAACATGGACACAAAAACAGGCTTCTCGGTGCTTTCTTCCTGATCTAAGTGACATGAAGTGTCAAGCAGACAAGTGTGCTTTATCCAACAAATCTGCACTACAGACTGACACAACCACAG gtgAAGAGATCGACAGCCTCCAGAAAAGTCATGTTTTTAACATGCAGAAGTTAAAGAATTCAGAGTTGAGACTCACAGAGGCTGAGCACAAAATGAGAGAACTTGCACTTAATATCAAAATGAAAGAGGAACTTATCAAGGAATTAGTAAGAACAG GTAAGGATGCTCAGTCTGTGAGCAGACAATATTCTTTGAAGATAACTAAACTGGAACAAGAATCAAAGCAGGCCAAAATGGAACTGGCTGAAACACAAAAGTGGCTTCAGGAGCTAGAGAATAAGGAGCTAAGAGACATTCCTGAGAAAGTCATGTTACAAAAAGAGTTCCGGAAGAAAATGGATGCAGCTATGTTGAAAGTGGAG GCCTTACAGAAGAAGCAGCAAGACACTAAGAATCTGGCTTCATTATCTAACCAAAGCGAGAGACAAGCAATAGAACTTGAGCAGAACGTGGCTCAGATGAAGCATCAGCAGACCCAGCTACAGAAGAGACTGCGTGAAGAGAGTGAAAAAAAGAAGCAACTAGAAGCAGAGATTCAGCAGGACCAGGAACAAATTAAA gAACTTCAACTGAAGATGGAGCAACAACAGAAGATCCTTAAACTTAAGGATAAAGAGattgctgcttttaaaaagaagaaaaataactcaGTGGAAGCTTCACAGAAGCTACAG AAATTAGAAGAGCAAAAGAAATGGCTGGATGAAGAAATAGAAAGAATTCTTCAACAGCGTGAACAGTTAGGAGAACTAGAAGAAGATTTAAAGAAAAGAGAAGCCATTGTAGCCAAAAAAGAAGCACTATTGCAAGAGAAAAGCCACCTGGAAATCAAGAAACTGAGATCTAGCCag gCTTTAAACAAAGATAGTAAGAAACTGTCTACTCGCTTAAGTATGCTGGATCAGGAACTGTGTGATAAAGGTatgcagctccagggcagcacCAGTGAAGATAAGGCAGACCTTTTGGAAAAAATTCAGGTTCTCCAGACAGAAAGGGATCAACTGctcagaagaagaaatagtgtggATGAGAAGCTGAAAGACGGTAAAGTGCTGTCACCTGAA GAAGAACATGTCCTTTTCCAGCTGGAAGAAGGAATTGAAGCCCTGGAGGCTGCTATTGATTACAAGAATGAAAGTATTCAGAATCGCCAGCACTTGCTTAGGTCATCTTCTCAGATTCTTTCACAGAGTGAAAATAATGTAATAGGAAAACTAGTTTCCTTGTCTGCTCCAGAGCTCAGAGCTATTCTCTTCAAATATTTCAACAAG ATTGTTAGCCTACGTGAGTCTGAACGTAAATTACAACTGCAGATTGAAGAAAAGGAAATGAAGGTCATAGACCAGGATAACATAATACGTGAATTAGAATCTGCACTTGAACACGTCAAGTTGCAGTGTGACAGGCAGCTGACCCTACAACacaaagaacatgagaaaaaaCTACAGTTAATACTGCATCATTTCAAAG AACAAGATAGTGAAGGCATTGCAGAAACCTTGAAAGGATATGAAGTAAAAGTCCAGCAACTGGAAAAAGACTTATTTTTCTATAAGAAAACCAGCAGAGAACTGAAGAAGAAATTGAAGAGCCTCTTTGGAGAATCATCCCATCAATTATTGGCATCCACTAAAT ATAATAGTGCTGATGACAAGGCATCCAGTCAAGATGAAGCAGAAGTTGTTTCTGAAGAATTCAGGTCAACACTTAACCCTGAAACCAATAAtcacccagggaaaaaaaaagaaacagaaaaaacaagtattttaaGAACACAGCAGAATTCATACCAGCTTGGAGAAGATGTTTCAGAATTTGGGTGCAACAAAGAATGTTTGTCGAGTAATAGTGATGACAAAACAGGAACAGATGAAGCTCAGCCTTTGAAATCTCATCCTCAGCTACCTTCTGTCATCCAGAGACGAGAAGCTGTAACACAACTTCAGGGAGTAACTTCAGTAAAACTGTCTCGCCGAGAGCTACGTCATGTTCCTCCCTCTGAATTATCTTTGCGACGCTCCAGCCTTGGAGTTGGTGTTGGTCTTATTTCTCCAGATTCCACCAAAATGGACCAAAAGTCTAGTGGCCCTAAGACATAG